Proteins encoded in a region of the Cytobacillus pseudoceanisediminis genome:
- a CDS encoding CDP-glycerol glycerophosphotransferase family protein has product MPLSGRKKVILYAPTFRDNELDHFQLHLDLEEMQHHLNGDYIVLLRLHPAVKNNLDISKYDGFVYDYSKYAKLNDILFITDILITDYSSIPFDFSILGKPMIFFPYDLEHYQKERGFWGEYSDVVPGPIAMSTSEIITILQSGDFQLEEISEYENKWNEYSKGASSQNIASWILYTLKSQETKKSSLYET; this is encoded by the coding sequence ATTCCCTTATCTGGAAGAAAAAAGGTCATTCTATATGCACCGACCTTCCGGGATAATGAATTGGACCACTTTCAGCTTCATTTGGACCTGGAGGAAATGCAGCACCATTTAAATGGAGATTATATTGTTCTGCTAAGGCTGCATCCTGCTGTCAAAAACAATCTGGATATAAGCAAATACGATGGATTTGTTTATGATTATTCTAAATATGCCAAGCTTAATGATATTTTATTTATTACTGATATATTAATTACTGATTATTCATCTATTCCATTTGATTTTTCAATTCTAGGGAAGCCAATGATCTTCTTTCCTTATGATCTTGAGCACTATCAAAAAGAACGCGGGTTCTGGGGCGAGTATTCAGACGTTGTCCCTGGCCCAATTGCCATGTCAACAAGCGAAATTATCACTATTTTACAGTCAGGTGATTTTCAGCTTGAAGAAATATCGGAATACGAGAATAAATGGAATGAATATTCCAAAGGAGCTTCCAGCCAAAATATCGCTTCTTGGATCTTATATACCTTAAAGTCGCAAGAAACAAAAAAGAGCTCCCTTTACGAGACGTAA
- a CDS encoding CDP-glycerol glycerophosphotransferase family protein, with protein sequence MSLINPVQKNVTCLQVWHASGAIKQFGLKDPSIANRKSRAITRFKKVYKQFHNIIVGSEEMARIFGEAFGIEEKNILRTGMPRTDVFFNEKRIALIKKYMYQKFPYLEEKRSFYMHRPSGIMNWTTFSFIWTWRKCSTI encoded by the coding sequence ATTTCTCTCATCAATCCGGTTCAAAAAAATGTTACTTGCCTCCAAGTATGGCATGCTTCCGGTGCCATTAAACAATTTGGCCTTAAAGACCCCTCGATTGCAAACAGGAAGAGCAGGGCCATTACAAGGTTTAAAAAAGTATATAAGCAGTTCCATAATATAATAGTCGGCTCGGAAGAAATGGCCAGGATATTTGGGGAAGCGTTTGGAATTGAGGAAAAAAACATTCTTAGAACCGGAATGCCGAGAACAGATGTTTTTTTTAACGAAAAGCGGATTGCTCTTATTAAAAAATATATGTATCAAAAATTCCCTTATCTGGAAGAAAAAAGGTCATTCTATATGCACCGACCTTCCGGGATAATGAATTGGACCACTTTCAGCTTCATTTGGACCTGGAGGAAATGCAGCACCATTTAA
- a CDS encoding C39 family peptidase yields the protein MIKKLLASSLILSLLIPVIHHPAYAEAENQETVSEKIVPSEENLQETLLDQPKEKEKEITSEQMTEDDTIAEESFKSDVTDPMQEEKEPSQQITEPAESSKDTLTDESSNDTLTDVSESLESNKTLTEKAVQKSKAVSSSQALQNENTIIEGNTKYFLNSNGYLTHAEVYSNNKLVTIKEFYPNTSHENANEHVKFIFSLNQDGYIINAQKLKEDSQQPEIHYEYYPQTRYGAHGKRIKYIFEMTASGYIASAFQREIDTQRTLAIYQYYPQTSYGAHGSKIKFSFELNSSGYLNKAIQREKDTRRITSAYHYYPGTFYGKHSTNIEYIFDINSSGNVALASKREKGSQRILSLYEYYSNAVYGNHGDKISLIFDMNKSGHISKTSKREKGTQRTLSWFEYYPQTYYGSHSNRIKYIFDLDSAGYIKKSSLRESGTQRILSVYFYAPKTSYGYHGSKISGLQLNVPLVSQLPELPTGCEITAVTMMLQYKGASANKVKLANEMPKHPYSPYLGYVGDPFTKFGWTIYPTALMGIVKKYAGSSVNLSGKSNAAIEAHLSYRKPVVVWVSPMHGFTVHAITLVGYDSSNYYFNDPWTGQKNVKISKSEFNKLWSNQEKRAISY from the coding sequence ATGATTAAGAAACTATTGGCTTCTTCACTTATCTTATCGCTATTGATTCCAGTCATACATCATCCGGCATATGCAGAGGCCGAAAACCAGGAAACCGTTTCTGAGAAAATTGTTCCTTCAGAGGAAAATCTTCAAGAAACTCTGCTTGACCAGCCAAAAGAAAAAGAAAAGGAAATAACTTCAGAACAAATGACAGAGGATGATACAATTGCTGAAGAGTCATTTAAAAGTGATGTTACGGATCCGATGCAAGAAGAAAAAGAGCCATCCCAGCAAATTACAGAACCCGCCGAATCATCTAAAGATACGTTAACTGATGAGTCATCAAACGATACGCTAACTGATGTATCAGAAAGCCTCGAGTCCAACAAAACATTAACGGAAAAGGCTGTTCAAAAATCAAAAGCCGTCAGCAGTTCTCAGGCTCTGCAAAATGAGAATACGATTATAGAGGGCAATACTAAATATTTCTTAAATTCAAACGGATACCTGACCCATGCAGAAGTTTACTCAAATAATAAACTCGTTACAATAAAGGAGTTTTATCCCAATACTTCGCACGAAAATGCGAATGAGCATGTAAAGTTTATTTTCTCTTTAAATCAGGATGGTTATATTATAAATGCTCAAAAACTTAAAGAGGACTCCCAGCAGCCAGAAATCCATTATGAATATTACCCTCAAACCCGATATGGGGCGCATGGGAAAAGGATTAAATACATATTTGAAATGACTGCATCAGGATATATTGCAAGTGCATTCCAGAGGGAAATAGACACACAGCGCACCTTGGCCATATATCAGTATTATCCTCAAACCTCATATGGTGCACATGGAAGCAAGATTAAATTTTCCTTTGAACTTAATTCATCCGGCTATTTGAATAAAGCTATTCAGAGAGAAAAGGATACCCGACGGATCACATCAGCTTATCATTATTATCCTGGAACTTTTTACGGAAAGCATAGCACAAACATTGAATATATTTTCGATATAAACAGCTCAGGTAATGTGGCCCTGGCAAGCAAACGAGAAAAAGGATCCCAGCGAATTCTTTCGCTATATGAATATTATTCTAATGCCGTTTATGGAAATCACGGTGATAAAATCAGTCTTATATTTGATATGAACAAGTCGGGTCATATATCAAAAACCTCTAAAAGAGAAAAAGGGACCCAGCGTACACTTTCATGGTTTGAGTACTATCCTCAAACCTACTATGGCAGCCACAGCAATAGAATCAAATACATATTCGATCTTGATTCCGCAGGCTATATTAAAAAATCATCCTTGAGAGAATCAGGAACCCAGCGCATCCTTTCAGTCTATTTTTATGCACCAAAAACATCCTATGGATACCATGGCTCTAAAATTAGCGGGCTGCAATTAAATGTTCCGCTTGTATCACAGCTGCCAGAGCTGCCAACCGGCTGTGAAATCACTGCTGTAACCATGATGCTTCAATATAAAGGAGCATCCGCTAATAAAGTAAAATTAGCCAATGAAATGCCAAAGCATCCTTACAGCCCTTATTTAGGGTATGTAGGTGATCCATTTACAAAGTTCGGCTGGACTATTTATCCAACTGCATTAATGGGCATCGTAAAAAAATATGCAGGAAGTTCAGTAAACTTATCAGGTAAAAGCAATGCAGCAATAGAAGCTCACTTATCTTATCGAAAGCCAGTGGTTGTCTGGGTCTCCCCTATGCACGGCTTTACTGTACATGCCATCACTTTAGTAGGCTATGACAGCAGCAATTATTATTTCAACGACCCATGGACAGGGCAAAAAAATGTCAAGATCAGTAAAAGCGAGTTCAATAAACTTTGGAGCAATCAGGAAAAAAGAGCCATTTCCTATTAA
- a CDS encoding putative polysaccharide biosynthesis protein, which translates to MKQAFIKSTLILSIATLASKILGSIFRIPLQNIAGDEVLGIFSLVYPVYMVALILSVAGIPIAISKLISEANVHGDHEKIYKIYVTAVILAFLFGLTSFTLIYSFSAPIAAVLGGASTRLALIVVSATLLVAPYMAVYRGYFQGFQDIRPTAVSQVLEQLVRVAFILIIAYVLVERDYSDEAVSAGIMAGSILGAAASAVYLRILFARSTLKPKSEGYRYSYSDFFKTGKTILYISLPICIGAITMALLNFVDSVTIPYSLKKADIDQNITYMYGIYGRGLSLVQIATVFSSSIVLPLIPLLTETLAEKNHEKARGILERTHRLTHLVSWPAAFGLLALSLPLNMALFKDLEGSAVLAVIGFSSVFTSLSVLGTGILQGINLAKQAAYIIVCGVVLKAAANITFVGQFGLIGAAYSTLAVYVVIFIANTIFIKKAVPFTVWKWKDSAVVISSIIMGGLISLSILYADIEHWSRLKALLFSGAAVIAGALIYFILLFITRGIDKTEIASLPLLNKGKSKGTN; encoded by the coding sequence ATGAAGCAAGCGTTTATTAAAAGCACCTTAATCTTATCCATTGCCACTTTGGCATCAAAGATACTTGGAAGCATTTTTCGCATACCGCTTCAGAATATTGCCGGAGATGAAGTGCTGGGTATTTTTAGCTTAGTTTATCCTGTCTACATGGTGGCGCTGATTCTTTCAGTAGCAGGAATTCCGATTGCTATTTCCAAATTGATTTCTGAAGCAAATGTGCATGGAGATCACGAGAAGATCTATAAAATATATGTCACTGCAGTGATTTTGGCCTTTTTGTTTGGGCTGACCAGTTTTACGCTTATCTATAGCTTTTCTGCACCGATAGCGGCGGTACTGGGAGGCGCAAGCACCCGGTTAGCCTTAATTGTTGTTTCGGCCACTCTTCTGGTTGCACCTTATATGGCTGTGTACAGGGGCTACTTTCAAGGCTTTCAGGATATTAGGCCAACAGCTGTTTCGCAGGTGCTGGAGCAATTAGTCCGTGTGGCATTTATCCTGATAATTGCTTATGTGCTTGTTGAAAGAGATTATTCCGATGAGGCGGTGTCAGCCGGCATTATGGCTGGCTCCATTTTAGGGGCTGCCGCTTCCGCTGTTTACTTGCGGATTTTGTTTGCCCGTTCTACTTTAAAGCCCAAATCAGAAGGATATCGCTATTCATACAGTGATTTTTTTAAAACAGGAAAAACGATTCTCTATATTTCCCTTCCGATTTGTATTGGGGCCATCACGATGGCGCTTTTGAACTTCGTGGATTCTGTTACCATTCCATATAGTCTAAAGAAAGCAGATATTGACCAAAATATTACCTATATGTATGGAATTTACGGGCGGGGACTGTCGCTTGTTCAAATCGCTACTGTGTTCTCAAGCTCGATCGTGCTTCCGCTTATCCCTCTATTAACAGAGACGCTGGCGGAAAAGAACCATGAAAAGGCAAGGGGGATCCTGGAAAGAACTCACCGTCTGACGCATCTTGTGTCATGGCCCGCAGCATTCGGACTGCTGGCATTAAGTCTTCCTTTAAATATGGCTTTATTTAAAGACTTGGAAGGAAGCGCTGTGCTGGCGGTCATCGGCTTTAGTTCTGTATTTACTTCGCTATCTGTACTGGGTACAGGGATTTTGCAGGGGATCAATCTGGCCAAGCAGGCTGCCTATATCATTGTCTGCGGTGTGGTTCTTAAAGCAGCAGCTAACATCACCTTTGTCGGCCAGTTTGGCCTAATTGGGGCAGCCTACTCGACACTGGCTGTATATGTGGTCATTTTTATTGCCAATACGATTTTTATTAAGAAGGCAGTTCCTTTCACTGTGTGGAAATGGAAGGATTCCGCTGTCGTGATTTCTTCCATCATTATGGGCGGCCTCATTAGTCTTTCGATTCTTTATGCAGATATTGAACATTGGAGCAGATTGAAAGCTTTGCTATTTTCCGGAGCTGCCGTTATAGCGGGTGCCCTCATCTACTTTATCCTTTTATTTATTACAAGGGGTATTGATAAAACAGAAATCGCCTCCTTGCCTTTATTGAACAAAGGGAAGTCAAAAGGAACCAATTAG
- a CDS encoding glycosyltransferase family 2 protein has translation MSALVSIVIPVYNAAPYLDECLKSVIDQSYQALEVIIINDGSTDQSEEIINRYVNQDSRITLINQQNHGLGYTRNKGISLSNGTYIFFLDSDDRIPAHAIQSLVKAAVKGDADYAAGKVIRFNEERKYIPIRHLEFNLYKKNEITALLDQPELLQDSIACNKLWKKDFVKRNNLHFTEGKYYEDLAFTMKGAVLAGKIAIVNSFVYEWRVREGEDKPSITQQQMKLQNTLDRISALSSNRQWLKANQIPVKIIQEHDLKSLLDLLRLHVIKYALIDDADRERWEDAVTSFINEIPADTALKLPAKEKKLYDIFFNKNYNELKLFSVIYTNTETTPIVFQESSRFLLKGEEKTHDVTKDFKPTVIISKIVSDDLGFEISGALTIPKASKQAVGEIYATVRGSKEKIILANVESEPVEEPHPYLFENQIYKAWIQAKAFKNVVRGSTLDLYFRLVDYPEYLPARIRVSPGVNTSDGIKEPVISLYRTNLGNMSIEIKAKNVLFGKALAKIKKILK, from the coding sequence GTGTCTGCACTTGTATCCATTGTAATTCCAGTATATAATGCTGCTCCTTATCTTGACGAATGTTTGAAATCTGTCATAGATCAAAGCTATCAGGCTTTAGAAGTCATTATTATTAATGATGGTTCGACTGACCAAAGCGAAGAGATCATTAATCGGTATGTTAATCAGGATAGCCGAATAACATTAATCAACCAGCAGAACCACGGGTTAGGCTATACCAGGAATAAAGGTATTTCATTAAGCAATGGAACATACATTTTCTTTTTGGATTCTGATGACCGCATACCGGCTCATGCCATCCAATCCTTAGTGAAAGCAGCTGTAAAGGGTGACGCCGATTATGCAGCCGGGAAAGTTATTCGTTTTAATGAAGAGAGAAAATATATCCCCATCAGGCATCTGGAATTTAATTTATACAAAAAGAATGAGATCACTGCACTTTTGGATCAACCAGAATTGCTCCAGGATAGTATTGCCTGCAATAAGCTATGGAAGAAGGATTTTGTGAAAAGAAACAATCTTCATTTTACAGAAGGAAAGTATTATGAAGATCTTGCTTTTACAATGAAAGGAGCCGTACTTGCAGGCAAGATAGCCATTGTTAATAGTTTTGTATATGAATGGCGGGTTAGGGAAGGAGAAGATAAGCCTTCCATCACACAGCAGCAAATGAAACTGCAGAACACTCTGGATCGAATTAGTGCCTTATCTTCAAACAGACAGTGGCTGAAAGCTAACCAAATACCTGTGAAAATCATTCAGGAGCATGATTTAAAAAGCTTATTGGATCTCTTGAGGCTACATGTCATTAAATATGCCTTAATCGATGATGCAGATAGAGAACGGTGGGAAGATGCGGTCACCTCATTTATAAATGAAATCCCGGCAGATACTGCGTTAAAGCTTCCCGCTAAAGAAAAGAAGCTCTATGATATATTTTTCAATAAAAATTATAATGAGTTGAAATTATTTTCTGTAATTTATACAAACACAGAAACAACTCCAATTGTCTTTCAGGAAAGCAGCAGGTTCCTTCTAAAAGGTGAAGAAAAGACTCATGATGTTACCAAAGATTTTAAGCCCACAGTAATAATAAGTAAAATCGTATCGGATGATTTAGGGTTCGAAATTTCAGGAGCATTGACTATTCCGAAAGCCAGCAAGCAAGCCGTTGGTGAAATCTATGCGACTGTAAGAGGCTCAAAGGAAAAGATCATACTCGCTAATGTAGAAAGTGAGCCTGTGGAGGAACCTCACCCTTATCTCTTTGAAAATCAGATATATAAAGCATGGATTCAAGCCAAGGCCTTTAAAAATGTGGTTCGGGGATCCACCTTGGACTTATATTTCCGCCTGGTTGATTATCCCGAGTATCTGCCGGCCAGAATTAGAGTTTCTCCAGGGGTTAACACTTCCGATGGAATCAAAGAGCCTGTAATATCTCTTTATCGGACAAATTTAGGCAATATGAGTATAGAGATTAAAGCGAAAAATGTATTGTTCGGAAAAGCTCTTGCCAAAATCAAAAAAATACTGAAGTAA
- the tagD gene encoding glycerol-3-phosphate cytidylyltransferase, with protein MKKVITYGTFDLLHWGHINILKRAKELGDHLTVAISSDEFNALKNKEAYHSYENRKMILESIRYVDKVIPENNWEQKISDVIENDIDIFVMGDDWKGKFDFLKEYCEVIYLPRTVGISTTKIKKDLFKVHNG; from the coding sequence ATGAAAAAAGTCATCACATACGGTACGTTTGATTTGCTGCATTGGGGTCATATAAATATTCTAAAAAGAGCAAAGGAGCTTGGGGATCATCTGACAGTTGCCATCTCCTCAGATGAGTTTAATGCTCTTAAAAATAAAGAAGCATACCATAGCTACGAGAATAGAAAAATGATCCTGGAGTCCATTAGATATGTTGATAAAGTCATTCCTGAAAACAATTGGGAACAAAAAATCAGCGATGTTATTGAAAATGATATTGATATTTTTGTCATGGGCGATGATTGGAAAGGGAAATTTGATTTCCTTAAAGAATATTGCGAAGTAATCTACCTTCCAAGAACAGTTGGAATTTCAACTACAAAGATTAAGAAAGATTTGTTCAAAGTTCACAATGGCTAG
- a CDS encoding WecB/TagA/CpsF family glycosyltransferase translates to MNLEHVDILGVPFVHATRSQFVDQLQHHINAEQKAFVITANPEIVMKANEEPSYMKVVEQATYVTADGIGVVKAAKLLNKPLPERVAGYDVMMDLLQLADRHQHRVYLLGARQETLEKAERNIGKQFPQLKIVGSHNGFFDWKSRHIQQEIAEKRPDLIFVALGVPRQENWIAENIHQFDKGVFVGVGGSFDVIAGTVKRAPEIWQRMNLEWFYRLLKQPSRFGRMMALPRFAFKILAQKARS, encoded by the coding sequence ATGAATTTAGAACATGTGGACATTTTGGGTGTTCCTTTTGTTCATGCAACCCGCTCTCAATTTGTTGATCAATTGCAGCATCATATAAATGCAGAACAAAAAGCTTTTGTGATAACGGCAAATCCTGAAATTGTAATGAAGGCCAATGAAGAACCGTCGTATATGAAGGTGGTGGAACAGGCGACCTATGTAACGGCAGATGGGATTGGTGTAGTAAAGGCAGCAAAGCTGTTAAATAAACCGCTGCCTGAGAGGGTAGCAGGCTATGATGTGATGATGGACTTGCTTCAATTAGCTGACCGGCACCAGCACCGTGTGTATCTGCTGGGGGCCAGGCAGGAAACGCTGGAAAAGGCTGAAAGGAATATTGGAAAACAATTTCCTCAGCTAAAAATAGTCGGTTCGCATAATGGGTTTTTTGACTGGAAAAGCAGACATATTCAGCAGGAAATTGCTGAAAAGCGGCCGGATCTCATTTTTGTGGCATTAGGCGTGCCAAGGCAGGAAAATTGGATTGCTGAAAATATTCATCAATTTGACAAAGGTGTGTTTGTTGGTGTCGGGGGCAGCTTTGATGTCATTGCCGGGACCGTGAAAAGAGCGCCGGAAATCTGGCAAAGGATGAATCTGGAATGGTTTTACAGGCTGTTAAAGCAGCCAAGCCGTTTTGGACGGATGATGGCACTGCCGAGATTCGCTTTCAAGATTTTAGCGCAGAAAGCAAGAAGCTAG